A window from Purpureocillium takamizusanense chromosome 3, complete sequence encodes these proteins:
- a CDS encoding uncharacterized protein (COG:F~COG:H~EggNog:ENOG503P476), with protein MTVKPVPAAKAESFGEVVARLALKALKKWKTAGPGERVMIAIAGIPGSGKTTLAKAVSGKINQIYCNEGSQPRDQMISCVLPMDGFHLYRLQLATMPDPVVAVHRRGAAFTFDAQRFHDLVVALRQPVHDDSEAIYAPSFDHALKDPVEDDIAVTSRSRIVIFEGLYLALDRAPWNKAAQLMDELWFVEVDREVARSRLVKRHVAAGIVADEAAAELRVSSTDFLNADDILANRLPIQEHILMG; from the exons ATGACGGTCAAACCAGTCCCAGCCGCAAAGGCTGAATCCTTCGGCGAAGTAGTGGCAAGACTTGCTTTGAAGGCTCTCA AGAAGTGGAAGACTGCAGGTCCTGGCGAACGCGTCATGATTGCAATTGCTGGCATTcccggctccggcaagaCGACATTGGCGAAAGCAGTATCGGGCAAGATCAATCAGATCTATTGCAATGAAGGCAGTCAGCCCCGAGATCAAATGATCTCATGCGTCTTACCCATGGACGGCTTCCATCTGTACCGCTTACAACTAGCAACGATGCCGGATCCAGTCGTGGCCGTTCACCGACGAGGGGCCGCATTCACATTCGACGCCCAGCGTTTTCATGACCTCGTGGTGGCGTTACGACAGCCTGTTCATGACGATTCCGAGGCCATCTACGCGCCTAGCTTTGACCACGCATTGAAGGACCCGGTGGAGGACGACATTGCTGTGACTTCTCGGTCGCGCATCGTGATCTTCGAGGGCCTCTATCTCGCTCTAGATAGGGCACCGTGGAACAAAGCCGCGCAACTCATGGACGAGCTATGGTTTGTGGAGGTCGATCGAGAGGTAGCTCGCTCCCGACTGGTCAAGCGTCATGTCGCAGCTGGGATTGTTGCCGatgaggcggccgccgagcttcgCGTAAGCAGCACAGATTTTTTaaacgccgacgacattcTGGCGAACAGACTACCCATTCAGGAGCACATCCTTATGGGTTGA